From the Panthera leo isolate Ple1 chromosome C1, P.leo_Ple1_pat1.1, whole genome shotgun sequence genome, one window contains:
- the DLX1 gene encoding homeobox protein DLX-1 isoform X1 — protein sequence MTMTTMPESLNSPVSGKAVFMEFGPPNQQMSPSPMSHGHYSMHCLHSAGHSQPDGAYSSASSFSRPLGYPYVNSVSSHASSPYISSVQSYPGSASLAQSRLEDPGADSEKSTVVEGGEVRFNGKGKKIRKPRTIYSSLQLQALNRRFQQTQYLALPERAELAASLGLTQTQVKIWFQNKRSKFKKLMKQGGAALEGSALANGRALSAASPPVPPGWNPNTSSGKGSGGSAGSYIPSYTSWYPSAHQEAMQQPQLM from the exons ATGACCATGACCACCATGCCAGAAAGTCTCAACAGCCCCGTGTCGGGCAAGGCGGTGTTTATGGAGTTTGGGCCACCCAACCAGCAAATGTCTCCTTCTCCCATGTCCCACGGGCACTACTCCATGCACTGTTTACATTCGGCGGGCCATTCGCAGCCCGACGGCGCTTACAGCTCGGCCTCGTCTTTCTCCCGACCGCTGGGCTACCCCTACGTCAACTCGGTCAGCAGCCACGCGTCCAGCCCCTACATCAGTTCGGTGCAGTCCTACCCGGGCAGCGCCAGCCTCGCCCAGAGCCGCCTGGAGGACCCAG GGGCTGACTCCGAGAAGAGCACGGTGGTGGAAGGCGGTGAAGTGCGCTTCAATGGCAAGGGGAAAAAGATCCGCAAACCCAGGACGATTTATTCCAGTTTGCAGTTGCAGGCTTTGAACCGGAGGTTCCAGCAAACTCAGTACCTAGCTCTGCCCGAGAGGGCGGAGCTCGCGGCCTCCTTGGGACTCACGCAGACGCAG GTCAAGATCTGGTTCCAGAACAAGCGTTCCAAGTTCAAGAAACTGATGAAGCAGGGCGGGGCGGCTCTGGAGGGTAGCGCACTGGCCAACGGCCGGGCGCTGTCTGCCGCCTCCCCGCCAGTGCCGCCCGGCTGGAACCCCAACACCTCATCCGGGAAGGGCTCGGGCGGCAGCGCGGGCTCCTACATCCCCAGCTACACGTCGTGGTACCCCTCGGCGCACCAAGAAGCTATGCAGCAACCCCAACTCATGTGA
- the DLX1 gene encoding homeobox protein DLX-1 isoform X2: MTMTTMPESLNSPVSGKAVFMEFGPPNQQMSPSPMSHGHYSMHCLHSAGHSQPDGAYSSASSFSRPLGYPYVNSVSSHASSPYISSVQSYPGSASLAQSRLEDPGQDLVPEQAFQVQETDEAGRGGSGG, from the exons ATGACCATGACCACCATGCCAGAAAGTCTCAACAGCCCCGTGTCGGGCAAGGCGGTGTTTATGGAGTTTGGGCCACCCAACCAGCAAATGTCTCCTTCTCCCATGTCCCACGGGCACTACTCCATGCACTGTTTACATTCGGCGGGCCATTCGCAGCCCGACGGCGCTTACAGCTCGGCCTCGTCTTTCTCCCGACCGCTGGGCTACCCCTACGTCAACTCGGTCAGCAGCCACGCGTCCAGCCCCTACATCAGTTCGGTGCAGTCCTACCCGGGCAGCGCCAGCCTCGCCCAGAGCCGCCTGGAGGACCCAG GTCAAGATCTGGTTCCAGAACAAGCGTTCCAAGTTCAAGAAACTGATGAAGCAGGGCGGGGCGGCTCTGGAGGGTAG